Below is a genomic region from Cotesia glomerata isolate CgM1 linkage group LG5, MPM_Cglom_v2.3, whole genome shotgun sequence.
CTGATGAAGCAAACCTCATCTTCAGATTCTGATTCATCGTCTTCAGAAATAGTGGAAAGAGAAATTTTGTCTTTACACCGGGTAATAGAAACGTTAAGAGCTTCATCAAGGCAATCGAGATGCAGGTCGTGATGCGTAGGATAGTGGACAAGTGGCTTAGCATCAACAGTATCCAGTATGTCATCGACATGATCGTATTCTACAAAAGTCGTTGAAATATTTCCATTGTAACTGTGCTCTATTTCAGACTCAGCCATTTCCCAAAGCTTCAAAGCTTCTTTCTCACCATCGCTCAGATTCTTCACCAGGCTGTCACTCTCATCACTCTCAGATGATTCTCTTCCATCAGAAGACTGAGCTCCTGTTTCCTGAACTTTTTCAGCTTCATCAACCTCGTTCTGAACTTCTTGACCGCTACTGACTTCACCTTGGTACTCAATGatacaaaatttaacaattttgcCGTTTACCTCATTCTTTTCCTTGCTATCATCGGACTTGGTATTATCAACTGATATTTCTTCGCGTTCAGACTCTTCATTCTGCTCAGAACTATTAACAGCAATATCTTCTTCATTATGACCATCAACTTCCATTGAATCAATCTCTTTACCAGCAGTGTTATCAATGTTAACATCATCAACGTCAACATCTAACTCAGCCAAAGAAGCTTGGCTGTTCTTGAAAATCTCCTCCACCTGGTTCTTAAACTGCTTCAGCGCATCAGAGTAAGTCGAGTCACCATTACTGGTCTCTAAGCCATCCGAAGCTTTGGAGGACTCATCAATATTAACCTGCTCGGCGATGCACTTGAGTTTTTGTAGAATTTCAGTCGACTCCGCTGCTGTTAACTTCCCGTCAGGATTCAAATGCAAGTCATTGATAACTCCAGAGAAGAATATTTCCTTTATTCTACCTTCATCCAAAGAATTAACGTCCTCAGTGATTGCCTTCAGCTTGTTAATAAAGTCCTCTTTACTTTCTGTACACTCCACATTTTCATCAACGATTTTTAAACTAGACTCCTGTTGAATTTGCAATTCTTTTATTTCGGTATTAGTATtttctttaactttttttaggtTAAAACTCTCTGAAGACTCTGATGTGTCACGTGGAGATTCTTCTTGAGATTCATGAGAATCTTGACGTTCCAGCGCCTGTTCCGAAGAATTTGAGgagtttttatcaataatgTGATGAATTATTTCATCAATAACGGTATATTTATCAGCAATATTCTCTTCAGAGTCTTCgttgaaagaaattttatgaataatctcacttatttcttcttttaccTCTTCAGGATCTATCTGTTCTTCAGTGTTAGCTTCTTCTGAATGACTTTCAGTATGAACTTCAGGCTTACTTTCTTCCTCAAAAAGGTTTTCTAAGTTTCCAAAATCGTCGTCATCTTCAATTTTAGAATCAGCTTCTTCTTTTATTACTATTCTTTCTGTTCCAATTCCATCTTCTTCTACAGAACTAATCTCTTTATTAATCTCAATATCTTCGGCATTGCTATCATCTTCCACTTTACAAGCTACTTCATCAACAAAGTCGATTTCTTCTTTACCATCTCGCGTTCCTTCTCCGTTACCAGCAAGATAGGCTTCTTCATTACCAAGTGGAGCCTCTACTTCATTTTTAGCATCATGCTCAGCATTTTCACTTCCATCAAATCGAGTTTGATCCTCCAAACTCTTAACAGCATTGACTTCAATACAAGCTGAATCTATAACATTATCAACTAATCTATTAGCTTCAATCAAAGTAGCTCTTTCCTCCAATCCctcaataatttcattaacagTAGTCTCAATATCTTTGTGAAACTCTCCTTCGTCTTCAACTTTTATTTCTGGCAGTTCAAAATCAGCTGATTCATGAGTAACGTTAGCTTCCAACTCAATAGAATTATCAAACAAATCAATGGTCTTGTTTAAGTCAACGACattatcttctttttcttcatcTTCAGCAATAGGATCGTCCCAAATATAAAAAGAATCATGATCAGTGGGTGACAAACTTCCTATCGGAGCAAGTATTAAGCACTGTGGGCATTTTTTACCGCAATAAATGTGCTCGTTACCTTCTTCGCCATCTTGGATCTCAGCCGTAGGAGTCAAACTGTAAATGACACTCATATGCGACGAATTTAGGTTGTATTTCATTGATGCATCTGAACTTGGCAGATGGAAGTTCAACGATCGCATGGATTTAGAAGGAGTCAAATTGACATTAATACTGTCAATTACTTCAGTCATGCTGTCTTCACGTTGATATTTCTTCCCACTGACAAGTGGTGAAGAAAATCTCCAGGGTTGACTATCGTTCAACTCTTTAGCAAATGAAGATTCTAAAGTATCTAGCGGCTCATTGAACCACTCAAGATTGTCAATCAACTCGGGGGAAATCGATTCTGTTTCAGTTATCAAATTCTTCTCATCAGTTACAGCACAATCCAAGTTCTTCTCAACTACTGTCTGAACACTAGCAACATCTTCGGAACTTGGTTCTTGATCAGAGGCCAATTTTTCCCCTGAAGATGTCATACTCAGCGGATTAGCAATGTTCCCATTGACATCAGCTTCACTGACATTAACGTCCGTATTAACGAACTCGAAGCTGCCAGCTGTTGGTAAGCAATCTTTACTGACCTGTACATTTTTGATAGGCGTGCTTTCGTACTGCACTTCGCCGAACTGATAAAATGGCGACATGCTTATCGGACTGACCCGCAGATCAACAGGCACAGGTCGCAGTTCACATTCCTTTAAATGACTCTCAGTCTCCACATAAGTTTCACTCAATACTTGCCGGTTCATGGCTTCTTCAACAAGACGTGGGCTCTGCAGGTCTTGCAGTTTCAGGACTGGTAACGACAAGCGAGGAAGTTTACATACTGAACAGCTTGAAGAGGCCAATGGTACGTATGCTCGCTTGCGTGATTTTATCAATCCAGTGTTGATGTTGATATTGTTTTCAGTATTGTCATTAATATTGCGGCCAGTTAAAGCTAGAGATGAGTATTTTGAAATAAGTTGCTTGACTGAACTTTGGCCTTGGTTGGTATTAATGAAATTCAGATTGACATCAGAAGCGCTTTGACTAGCTTGAATtgttaaattagaatttttatattgcgCGTACACTTTGTCGTATTGGTCAAAAAATATACGACGGCGATAAGATTTTATTCGGGAGTTTAAATTCGGGTAAGTGGATTTATATTTTGGAGATGAAACtccaaaaatgtttaaattgtCCAGTGACTTAGACTGCGGGTTTAATGATTTTAGGGGtgttaatgttattaatttagtCCTCTCAAGATGTATCTCTTCATGTGCATCAAGACGCCACCGACCGTAATCGCTGACTGGAATCTCCTCGCTACCCTCATCATTGCTCGATGCTTCATAATCTGTAAATTATATTGTCCAAAAAACTCCTAAAGCGAccgattttttaacatttactGATTTTTATAACGATTTTACGTTGCCGTCGTCGTATTGATCACAAACCGCTCGCACCATTAGTTTTATTACTTCTTAAAAACATgttattcattcatttatttatcaataacatTCATTAGATTATTagtcaattgattttatttagttgAGGAATTTAGTTATggtcattaaaaaatctaaaggtAACAAGCGTGCACCTGGGTGCGAGCGTTTGGTGACAAGCAATGGATCTTTAAATAAGCGGATGATTAATAtaagtattaaacaaattaaaaaaaaaaaattattttaattgtttgataAATGTAAATGAGTACATAAAGCGAGATATGCACATGCATAAGCAATTCATATGAGCGTGAgagtgattatttttttattttttggtgcATGCTTTTTCAACTCACCTCGTTTACTGCGATTATTCATGGGTTCAATAGCTGAACGCCGCATCtcgtttaaaaattcagtcGTTGGGTCGACTATTAAAGAAGAAGATAACAAAAAGAACAtgcgataaattttgaaatttgaaaaaattcggttttttattgtttgagttaatttaagaagggtttacattttttctgtctctcgccctctattggacaaacgaaagtatctctgtcatacttgtacaacttatggaatcttaaaacgcattttatgcataaataaatgaaaattttccaaaaaagcgcttcgctcttcgatagataatttaattatctatcgaagagcgaagcgtttttttcaaaattttatcttattcatgagcaaaactcgtttgaaaatcaactatcaaccACTCTTAAAAAAGGGATTTTTggtgttaataaattttaattgattttttgaagtCAAAAATTCGATGTTGAATAAattagtgtaattttttaaagcagaTAAAATTTCccgaaattaatttatgattttttgaaaaaaaatttgcaatatttataaaactaaatatttttttttttttacatttaaattttctttctattgaaaaattaagaattatttttttttaattcaagttttAATTCTGTACctcatatattaaattatttgtggaTTTTAGGTAAGATTGTGGCTTACCTCCAATCTTTTGCCGATTTAAAGGAGCAATTTGAGATTGTGTAGTAACAGTTTGAGTCGGAAGATTCGATACCGTCACCGAATTGGAAGTGGATTTATCCGCATCATTTTCATGCTCATGCATTTTTCCTGATTCGTGCATTCGTTATCATGCATTaggtttttatgatatttaaatttatcaaatgtttaagaataaatttcatgCTCAAACAatgataatagtaataataataaaatatcaaccAATTGAAAGTGAAAACTTACCATCACTTAATACAACTTCTGCCTGACTTGGTTTAGGTACGCGTTTTGTTTCTATCCGCAGTACACGAGgttctaaaaataaacaaataaattaatcaataattctaATATTAGCTTATAAatcaagtaattaattattaacaaataatttaccaTCTCGACTTTCTTCTTCAGTTTCAGATGTCACAGAGATAGGTGATTGAATTGGAGATTTGGCAGTGCTTGATTCATGGGTCGCTCTACTAATATTAAATGACGATAATGCTTCTGATTCCGACTGCGATTCATCATCTGGTTAATTTAATGagtttagaaaataaaaaaatatgtatctcataaatgaataaacttaaaaatcgctaaaaaaaaaacttacataTATCTCCTTTAGTTTTACGTTCAACTTCTTTTTTGTACTGATCAAGTTCTTGATCAGTGACCGCGTCGAATGGATTTTTGGCGTACGGAGTTTTGTATACCATTGCATTGTGTTGGAAATTACGTTGGATAATACCTTTACTTGCTGCACCTACCAATACTACTTGTTCACCAGTGCCACTGATAGTTGCGTcctgttgaataaaaaaaaattttttttaagaaaaaaaattgttttaagaaaaaaaaatgtctataataattaatttctttaaaacataaaaaaaatttagtgaaatttaCCTGCATTTTTTTAGCTTCTTCCCACGAAACGCCTTCCAAAATATGTGACTGTGGTCCAGCTGATATTTTATCCGCTCTACGGTAGTCTTTAAtctatgttaaaaaatcaattattaattattaattcaaaatagttaagaaaagtaatagataataaataaatgatgaaCTAACCTGCTGTTGAAGTTGTTTAAATTCTTTTGGATTAGTATTCTTGGGTACAAACTGTAACGCACTATCAATCCTTACTGGCGTACTGCTACTGTGTGTTGGTGATCCATCAGACACCCACTGAAGACAAAACCAGAATTGTTAAACGACCCAGTCGATTTTAACCACcagaaatagtaataatagtagtaataataataattaaaaattaaaagtaaattaaataagcATTTATAAGCCGGTTAAAAAAATGACTCGATTAAATGTGTGCCTGTCTCGTCAATGGCTATTGATATATACactcacaaaaataaaaataaaaacactcgattattatttttttttcttgttttgaaaaaaaatcttagaaaAGACAAAGGGTCGACAAATCTGGTTTTGTCAATCAGCTGATGTATACCCTGGCCACTGTCCGTATAATTACTTTTCAAATTACGATGACCAACAGGCACACATTCATTCAGAGTCATTGtcatatgattaattatttaaatactacaatgtttttatgatgatatatttttgataattgataaatcaattaattatcaatcgtgatagaattaattgttattttttttttttttttttttaatgaacccAATGTTTcccagttaaataaaaatagttataaaaatactgaaaataaattttattgagaataaataattggTGGTTGATCCTCATGCTCCgaaatgttttaactaattaattaagattGTGAAAGTGGACCCTAGcgatagaaaaaaagttgcaGACTTATTTGAGAATagttaacataaataataaataataaaaataagaaacgaCTTAATCCAAATTCCgagaatatttttcattgGGATTTACCTCCTCTGCATTTTGATCCACCcactaaataaaaaacaaagtcaagaaaaaagtaatattaGTTAACACGATTGActtcaatcaattaattaactaattataaaatataaataaaaaaaatcccgtCCTAATCTTTTTCACTTCACACTCACACGCATGTCctgatttcaataattttatttatctatttatttatagtaaatTCTACTGGACTtaactttgaaatttattaaaaaaatattttttttcaaagctgtgtaactttatttaaacatCGCAGCtacagaaagaaaaatgacAATCCATCTTATAAATAtcgcttttttaaaaaataatattaaattcatgaaaagcaaaagcttttttttattattaattcataataaactaaataaaatttatttttgatttttatattctGGCACTAAATAAATGGCATTGCACATCATTTTTAACCCTTCGTCACTCGCGTCATGAGCAGATCGCCGCCTAACAACTACTCAACCTATAGAGACTCACTATAGTGcgagcgagaaactaaaaaagacgcgagtgacgaagggttaaatatctatctatataaatataataaaataatttggaatGTAGCTAGccaataataatacaaatgtatatttccattaaaaaaaaaaaaaaatggaatgtaaaaattaattttataaatttacttttcatgatttgataaaaagtgcaattacatttatatatatttataattattaagcaTCGCTTTGTTCAAGCATCAAATACATACGATTACTGCGTTTAGTTATAATCTCATTAGTAAAAACATGTAGACATTTCAATAGATTATTATATCAAAGCGTAACacatagtaataatatttcaatatatatttttaattgaaaagttTTGTTATTcgttttataaaactttttttttagactttcTTTATGAACAATCtgaatttagttaattactattttttattattatataaatttatcattactgaagagaaatactttttagatgatatatttttaatttttataacattgagacaaatctcattaaatattatttacgaTGATTAATGACTCTATTTTTAACTACGAATTTTAACCATACctgtaaaattgataatttcattattgAGGTACAGACAAGATAACTCggtactttttaataatttgattcaagttgactagttttttttatagttatgaattattattttcacaaaAGAATTGATTGATTcagtaagaaaaaattctaataaaaaaaaaaagatgaccTAAACTAaacgaaaataaatttttcacttttctTATGCTTGTAAATACGTaaagtgtaaaatatttataattgtatcGTATTATTTGaagattattaatcaatagggaatgttttttttttttttttttaaatcatcaaaTAACTACTcggttttattttcaaaagtaaTAACTTCTACCTTTGTTATTTTCTTAGGATCCGGCGTTCCGGTCTCGAGTATTTCCACTTTTTGATAAACATTCGGTGAATTTAACCAACGTGATCTGTCGGCACCTTTACGTCCTCCTTTCCATAATCTGtaattacaaacaaataaccaaaaataaataataataataataaaattaatgattgtatgaattaaaaaaattttttcaaacgaCTTAACaattatagtaaaataaattaatggaaaataagataaactttaattaatgaaaaatgttaTACCCTTGTTTATAAAGTTCTTCTTCTTCCAATAAGTAGCCAAGTGAAGAAACAGCTGGTGGTACTTCAACATCGTTACGTGGTCTAGGTGGCTCACTTTTAATTAATGGATGTCGGTAAATATAACCAGTACGAAAAccctacaataaaaaataaaaataattcaaataaattcttaacaaagttaataaattttggctgaaattttcgatatttttaattacaatataaatagtttgggtatttttgaaataaattttaaaaataatattgctaTGACAGAATCTATTACCGATAATTTAAAGGACAAATGTGACGGAGCAAGCTTATATAACCAGAAAACTATTCACAACTCCTCCAAAAacttgacataaaaaattttcaagatattttttataccaaatttaacaataaaaatctcttttaacataaaaaatatgctcgtcacaaaattttccttgttCTCTCAATTACTTACTTAATCAAAAACAACCAACAAtacttgtttaaaaaaatactcacGGCATTGTCAAGCATCCTCATAAGTGCTTCAAACTCAGAGCTACCGATTCTCCAGcgtttttccaatttttcagCCAATGGCGAAGGTTCAATGATACTGGAAGTATGTGGGATCGGTGGTTTTCTCGAGGCTtcgtaaatagattttttggATTCCTCCGACAGTAAGTTCAAGTTTTCAACTCCCATGGGCATCAACTTCAACTGGGTCTCGCAAGCAAGAACAGTATTGTAGACATTGTAAAAGGCTTCTTCAATAGTCTCACCGCAACACAAAGCACCGCGGTTGGTCAAAAGCATTACTTTATTAATAGGTCCCAGATTGCGGGTTATCTTCTCGCGCTCTTCTGGTTCAACAGTCTCGCCAATGTACTGGTGAATCGAGACATCGCCGATCACGATGCTCTCAGGGCCGATTGGTAAGAGGCCGCATTTTAAGGAAGACACTGCTGTTACTGTTGGCGTTGTTATATGTATAATACACTTAATGTCTGGACGAGCAGCATGGATCGTCGAGTGCAATTGAAATTCAGCTACATGCACTCCAAAATTAGTCGTTCCCTGCTCGACTACCTGCCCTTGCATGTCGACTTTAACTAATGACGATGCCGTTATCTCGTGGTAGAGCAGCCCGAATGGGTTTACTAAAAAATGCTCCTCGTCGGCGTTTAATCGGGCTGTTATCTGTCCAGCCAGACCCTGGGTCCATCCGTACAAATCTAGTAGTCTAAATACAGCCGCTAATTTGCAACGTAGTAATTTTTCTCCGCGTTCATAACCCTTCGCTTCTACACCACGGATGTCGTTTATAGGCACCACACAATTTGAAtctgtgaaattttttaaattcttgtattaattacagttttttattattttgataattaacatcaaaacttatttttagttcatgtATGTGGTATTaaagtgtagaaaaaaaatcgacaaatttttgaaatgatcttgaaattttgttaaagaatgtcaaaataaattcactcTAAAAGTTTTagcttttaatattgatattcaaaagtaaatattttccatttaattaaataataaattataacatggtaaataatatttttaaactttagaGTTTTATATCTCGTTCTACAAGCAACATACGGGGAAGTGTTTTATACATATTAATTATAGTAAATTGAatgttttacaaaaaaaaatctcttatgattttttgataagtTGACTATTTTGAAAGTTATAATTTGACATATATTTTAACTTTGTGCATGGCTCCATAGTTCTTTTCGAGTTAGAACTAgaaattccaaataaaaaaaaatttgtcgatCTTTTTGATACACTCTAATATGCAACaatgctttttaaataattataaaaaaatacattagtAATCTGGTATGACAAATTaggttattttataatgtatGTAAATGATATTTTAGCAACTGAgttagttatttaaatttataatttaaaaattttgtgtttctttttaaatacgtaaatcataattaaaaaaaaaaaaataattatccatATCaactcttattttttaaataaaaacaacttttttttaccaatgagtcaattataaagataaaacACATGaatcttcaaaattaaaataaaaaactacaaaaatataaataatcaataattgaaaaaatttttcagttgctaaaattttaacttgaacatttaataattcttatcaaacataaaataaatcattttcaaCTGTAATATTCGCACGtacatataataaaaataaaagtaaaaataaaaattagtcatcaataataaaataacaaatctaaaaaattacttttgaacACATTAGCATTAAAACGAGCACCCTGTGCACCCATCATCTCCGTAATCTGTTGCAACAATCCGCAAGGTCCAGATCCATCCTTCAATTGTGTCTCAATAATGCGCTCCAACTCTTCTTTGAACATCTTCGagttcattattatttctacacgCTTCCTTCGCTCCATTTCTCGCATATCctgcaaaataaaaataaacttaatacaataatttttctaacatatgaaaaatataaaataatctttaaactGTTTTCTTGTAATATTAATACAACCACAAGTAACAGTTCAATACTTACGGCATCAATATCCGCTGGTCTCATTTtgcttttttcttcttctgtaAGACCGTCTATCACTCCATTTGTGTGAGGCTCGGAGAGCTCATGCTGACTCGTGTCCGCCATCTTCGGGCCTCTTTCAGTTAGCAGCGcctgataatttattaaaaattaataattattattaaaaaaaaaattaatgcaacaaatattaatgtcttattctataaatttcaattcatccattttatttttgctaacCTCATTTAACTCATAAtctaaaatgcaattttattttttaacaactgCTTTTATGAATGCTTGGTTAAtgttgttaacaataaatgcTGTAtgcaacattttttaaattaaattttcaaatgaaaaaatgcgaaaattcattaaaaaaaaaaatttcataagtaaaaaataaaattatatttttaaaaagatcaaCTGcaagagaaattttgaaattttgttttaattacataattttttaacacattTAATTACTTCACGCTAATAAATAGCGATAAAATAGTTTAGTACGAGTTTCTTACATTACAAAAGCCTTTAAGAGACTAACACACTAGTTTTAACCGATAAGGAGGTCTCTGGCATCTAATACTTCAGTTACATCACAGAACGCGGCTATATACTAACTTACAATTCACAACTTTAGTTTGCGCATTAAATTTGTCGCAGCCTTACTTGACTCATACTGATCCTGATCGCTTCAATAACGTTCAACTCGAgtcgaataataataattattatcgttttataattaaatatactcATAATGGCGggtcattaaattattagatacaTAGCATACATAACACGTGTTGCTGATGATTACcaactaaaaattaacaattaactgTTAATTGATGTAGTTCATTTTCTGATCATTTCTTTAATAGAATAGATTAAAAgttctagatttttttatagcaaaaatttttatcttaatcaCTAGCTTCTTATCAGTTGAGTAAATATGACATTGTTTGATAGTAGTATCAAGGATTTGTGCTCACGGTTTATTTTAGActgcattaattattatttttattgttaatacaTCACTgattaaaattctttattatttacattaaaatttaagtaagttgtcaattattgtattataattatgaaaaatttgtcGAAATTTCTACACACATCTAGCGTGAACGCATCAAGATTTTTTCTCCTGcagcttcaatttttttttttttttttttttttttttagtaaataaaattatttatgcatacgaaatcttttattcttttccaaaaaaactaataaactAATCTGACACCTATCATCttgataagaataaaaaaaaaattcttttctttCTTAGCATTTGTAAATGATAATCCAAACCTTATCTTTAACAAGTTAGAGTGAATAAATAGatattataattcaaaattacatttttttttttttttttttttcatttttagggacttttgaacttttttcaaaaaaattgctttagcgcgttaaaatatttgtaaattaatcaaaattttctattttaaatttaataactttatgaaaattttgtttgaaaaattttctaaaagtaATCATCGCCTTCGCTTCAAAGTACTTTCTTTTGACTTATTTAGTTAATAGAAACTTTGAAGATTTATCTTGAATgcaaaattaacaaatagtaaacaatttctaaattattatatacaatatttgtcaaaggtttttttttgtcaaatggctagatttctttttattctttaccaaaaataaaaaaaatattttagattttattctATTGCTGGCAGTCTAGCTGGcattgatgataaaaaaaaatattttcgttaaaaaaattgacaaaaaaaaactttttataaagaaatataccaatattatacaaatattcattaacgaaatttttttgtaagtatTCATCTCaattgttcaaattttttataattatttttcttattaatttttgcattGCTAGATtcatattaattgttatttgaataaaaaaaaaaatccttaatTTTTCCTGGTAAAAAAATGAACGAATGtgataaaattgtaattaaattatttaaaaatttaaaagcggTTTGACTAtcgaaaattaagaaaattaatggAACAACAAAACTTTTCAGAAAACTCAAACATTacctaaaatatttaatagaatagttcaatgatttttagatatttttaatagtg
It encodes:
- the LOC123265087 gene encoding uncharacterized protein LOC123265087 isoform X1, with amino-acid sequence MALLTERGPKMADTSQHELSEPHTNGVIDGLTEEEKSKMRPADIDADMREMERRKRVEIIMNSKMFKEELERIIETQLKDGSGPCGLLQQITEMMGAQGARFNANVFKNSNCVVPINDIRGVEAKGYERGEKLLRCKLAAVFRLLDLYGWTQGLAGQITARLNADEEHFLVNPFGLLYHEITASSLVKVDMQGQVVEQGTTNFGVHVAEFQLHSTIHAARPDIKCIIHITTPTVTAVSSLKCGLLPIGPESIVIGDVSIHQYIGETVEPEEREKITRNLGPINKVMLLTNRGALCCGETIEEAFYNVYNTVLACETQLKLMPMGVENLNLLSEESKKSIYEASRKPPIPHTSSIIEPSPLAEKLEKRWRIGSSEFEALMRMLDNAGFRTGYIYRHPLIKSEPPRPRNDVEVPPAVSSLGYLLEEEELYKQGLWKGGRKGADRSRWLNSPNVYQKVEILETGTPDPKKITKWVDQNAEEWVSDGSPTHSSSTPVRIDSALQFVPKNTNPKEFKQLQQQIKDYRRADKISAGPQSHILEGVSWEEAKKMQDATISGTGEQVVLVGAASKGIIQRNFQHNAMVYKTPYAKNPFDAVTDQELDQYKKEVERKTKGDIYDESQSESEALSSFNISRATHESSTAKSPIQSPISVTSETEEESRDEPRVLRIETKRVPKPSQAEVVLSDGKMHEHENDADKSTSNSVTVSNLPTQTVTTQSQIAPLNRQKIGVDPTTEFLNEMRRSAIEPMNNRSKRDYEASSNDEGSEEIPVSDYGRWRLDAHEEIHLERTKLITLTPLKSLNPQSKSLDNLNIFGVSSPKYKSTYPNLNSRIKSYRRRIFFDQYDKVYAQYKNSNLTIQASQSASDVNLNFINTNQGQSSVKQLISKYSSLALTGRNINDNTENNININTGLIKSRKRAYVPLASSSCSVCKLPRLSLPVLKLQDLQSPRLVEEAMNRQVLSETYVETESHLKECELRPVPVDLRVSPISMSPFYQFGEVQYESTPIKNVQVSKDCLPTAGSFEFVNTDVNVSEADVNGNIANPLSMTSSGEKLASDQEPSSEDVASVQTVVEKNLDCAVTDEKNLITETESISPELIDNLEWFNEPLDTLESSFAKELNDSQPWRFSSPLVSGKKYQREDSMTEVIDSINVNLTPSKSMRSLNFHLPSSDASMKYNLNSSHMSVIYSLTPTAEIQDGEEGNEHIYCGKKCPQCLILAPIGSLSPTDHDSFYIWDDPIAEDEEKEDNVVDLNKTIDLFDNSIELEANVTHESADFELPEIKVEDEGEFHKDIETTVNEIIEGLEERATLIEANRLVDNVIDSACIEVNAVKSLEDQTRFDGSENAEHDAKNEVEAPLGNEEAYLAGNGEGTRDGKEEIDFVDEVACKVEDDSNAEDIEINKEISSVEEDGIGTERIVIKEEADSKIEDDDDFGNLENLFEEESKPEVHTESHSEEANTEEQIDPEEVKEEISEIIHKISFNEDSEENIADKYTVIDEIIHHIIDKNSSNSSEQALERQDSHESQEESPRDTSESSESFNLKKVKENTNTEIKELQIQQESSLKIVDENVECTESKEDFINKLKAITEDVNSLDEGRIKEIFFSGVINDLHLNPDGKLTAAESTEILQKLKCIAEQVNIDESSKASDGLETSNGDSTYSDALKQFKNQVEEIFKNSQASLAELDVDVDDVNIDNTAGKEIDSMEVDGHNEEDIAVNSSEQNEESEREEISVDNTKSDDSKEKNEVNGKIVKFCIIEYQGEVSSGQEVQNEVDEAEKVQETGAQSSDGRESSESDESDSLVKNLSDGEKEALKLWEMAESEIEHSYNGNISTTFVEYDHVDDILDTVDAKPLVHYPTHHDLHLDCLDEALNVSITRCKDKISLSTISEDDESESEDEVCFISSPIKNINSPMKINKVDSVCSLELIQEIDEDDIDIDKVAPDVNAKPVDVSDDDSDSVVIMSIKNIFKEDDDLKIIYENVNNNIYHDGDINIIREIVFNKPVSDLDENHCSIENVNELKQTSSSLTEFHSCQEELSNQESFETCISHQSTQTITPRSDNNEVNSETYTISDNDADDDCTSEIVGIPHDTMYNADVSSNLRKSDSFSEDNFNTCDTTANMADLSSLCDSDKSGVTNNEKEANYKNFNGYNGNEDKNSDINVINNNSNYNYNDNDNDTTEKKCSVCSKYFCTDDLKNLSIDDFCDNLIMNDSAKEFMLQKNYTCRNCLMTMSMDTRDFIRLERQVVQEENINCNITLNVSPIKTPPKYENTTLCKVVSKMNLTDLNYSIDSNITQDSLVDS